The Streptosporangiales bacterium DNA segment CTGCCCGCTGGTGTACGTCAACATGGTCGGCGGCCAGGACGAGCTGATCTTCGACGGCGACTCGCTCGTCGTCGACGCGAAGGGTGAGCTCGTCGCGCGTGCCCCGCAGTTCACCGAGCACCTGCTGACCGTCGACCTGGAGCTCAAGGCGGCGGCCCAGGACGCCACGGCACTCACGCCGAGCGTGGACCGCGTGGTCATCTCCACCGAGCCGCCGGAGAGGTACACGCCGCTCACCCCCAGCGTCGCCGACCCGCTCGACGACCTGGCGGAGGTCTACCAGGCGCTGGTGCTCGGCACCCGCGACTACGCACGCAAGAACGGCTTCGAGTCCGCCGTCCTGAACCTCTCCGGCGGCATCGACTCCGCGCTCGTCGCCACGATCGCGGTGGACGCGCTCGGCGCGGACCGCGTGCACACGCTCGCGCTGCCGTCGCAGTACTCCACCGAGCACTCGCTGACCGACGCCGAGGACCTGGCCAAGCGGCAGGGCGTCGACTACCGCGTCCACCCCATCAGGGGCATGTACGAGGCGTTCTCGAGCGAGGTGAGCCTGCACGGGATCGCCGCCGAGAACCTGCAGGCGCGCATCCGCGGCACGATCCTGATGTCGGTCTCCAACGAGGAGGGCCACCTCGCGCTCGCGACCGGCAACAAGAGCGAGCTCGGCACCGGCTACTCCACCCTGTACGGCGACTCCGCGGGCGGTTACGCGCCGCTCAAAGACGTACCGAAGACCACGGTGTGGGCGCTGGCGCGCTGGCGGAACGCGGAGGCCGAACGCCAGGGGCACGCGCAGCCGATCCCGGAGAACGTCATCAGCAAGCCGCCGTCGGCCGAGCTCGCGCCCGACCAGCAGGACAGCGACTCGCTCCCGCCGTACGAGCAGCTCGACGCGCTGCTCGACGACTACGTCGAGGACGACTTCGGCCGGGCCGAGCTGATCGAGCGGGGACACGACCCGGAGCTGATCGACCGGGTGACGGCGATGGTCGACCGGGCCGAGTACAAGCGGCGGCAGTTCCCGCCAGGACCGAAGATCTCCGAGCGCAACTTCGGCCGCGACCGGCGCCAGCCGATCACGAACGCGTGGAGCGAAGGGCGGAAGTGACGCCTACTGCGGTGGGTACTGGCCGAGCTGCTGGTTCCCACCGGGCACCTGCTGCTGCGCGCCGCCGCGCAGCTGGGTGATGAGCCGGTGCGTGCCGACCGTGGCCCGTGGGTCGTCCAGCGCTTCGAGCACGCCGTTCTTCACCGCCGCTTTCACGATGAAGTACATGACGACGAGGCCGATCGCCATCATGACCAGGCCGAGGAGAAGACCGATTATGCCGCCTGCAGCTGCCATGCCGGGATGGTAGCACCGTGCGTATTCGCAGCTGGCCGCCGAATGCCCGCGGTTGCACTGCTGTCCTATGGTGGACACGTTGCCGCACGATCACCTGGTAGGCATCGGCCGTTCAACGCCGTGGGGTACTCCTTGAGCTGCTGATGCTCCAGCCGCGGAAGGTGGCCGTCATGTCGAGTGCACCGCTGTCCCGTAGGTCGGTGCTCGTCGGCGGCCTGGTCACCGGCGGCGCGCTGCTCGTCCCGTCGTCCTTACCTGCGAACGCTGTGCCGCGCCGGGCACCCGCCCTGGTCCGCGGCGGCCGGCCCGCACTGACGCACGGCGTGCAATCCGGCGACGTCGGCGCGACCTCGGCGACGGTCTGGGCACGCAGCGACCGCCCCGCCCGCATGCTCGTCGAGGTCAGCCTCGACCCCGAGTTCACCCGGTCGCGCACGCTGCCGGGCGCGCACCTCGGCGAAGACTCCGACTACACCGGGAAGACGCGGCTCACGGCGCTGCCACCCGGCAGGGACGTCCACTACCGCATCACCCCCGTCGACCCGTCCGACGACCGCCGCAGCGGGGAGCCGGCCACCGGCCACCTCCGTACGCCTCCGGCACGTGCGAGCGACGTGTCGTTCCTGTGGTCCGGCGACCTCGCCGGCCAGGGCTGGGGCATCGACCGCGATCGCGGCGGCTACCGGATCTTCGCCGCGATGCGCGACCTCGATCCGGACTTCTACCTGTGCAACGGTGACAACATCTACGCGGACAACCCGCTGGAGGAGACGGTCGCGCTCCCCGACGGCACGACGTGGCACAACGTCGTCACCGAGGAGAAGTCGAACGTCGCGCAGACGCTGGCCGAGTTCCGCGGCAACTACAAGTACAACCTGCTCGACGACAACCTGCGCGCGTTCTACGCCGATGTTGCGCAGATCCAGCAGTGGGACGACCACGAAACGCTGAACAACTGGTGGCCGGGCGAGATCCACGACGACGACAGGTACACGGAGCGGCGCGTCGACGTGCTCGCCGCCCGGTCGAACCAGGCGTGGCACGAGTACACGCCGATCGCGGCGCGACACGACGAGGAGGGCCGCATCTACCGGGTGATCCACCACGGCCCGCTACTCGACGTGTTCGTGCTGGACATGCGCTGGTACAAGGACCCGAACTCGGCCAACAAGCAGACCTTCAACAACGGCGGCGTGCTTGGCCACCGGCAGGCCGAGTGGCTACGCGACGAGCTCAGCAGGTCGCGGGCGACATGGAAGGTCATCGCGAACGACCTCCCGCTCGGCATGGTGGTGCCAGACGGCGACGACTTCGAAGCCGTGTCACAGGGCGACCAGGGCGAGCCGCTCGGCCGGGAGATCCAGATCGCCGAGCTGCTCAGCTTCCTGAAGCGCGAAGAGATCCGCAACGTGGTCTGGCTGACCACCGACGTGCACTTCACCGCCGCACACTACTTCGACCCCGCACGAGCGACGTTCACGGACTTCTACCCGTTCTGGCAGTTCGTCTCCGGTCCACTGCACGCCGGTGGCTTCCCGCAGCTCGAGCTGGACTCGACGTTCGGCTGCGAGCAGGTCTTCGTCAAGGCACCGACGGAGGCGAACGTCTCCCCCGCCACCGACTACCAGTTCTTCGGCCAGGTACACATCGACGCACAGAGCAAGCACCTCACGGTCAAGCTCCGCGACGTGCACGCACGGGTGCTGTGGGAGCGCGAGCTGCGCCCGTACGAGCGCTAGCACGCCCCTAGACGCCGCCGAGCTGTTCGGTCAGCACGTGGCGTGCCTCGACCAGCGAAGGGCCGTACCAGGTCAGGTGGCGGCCGCTGACGAGCGCCACCGAGTGGCTCTCGAAGTTCTCCGGACCGTCGGTCGCGGAGAACGCGTAGGGCTCGTCCGGCAGCACCACGAGTCCCGCCGCAGCGCGCAGCTCGGCGAGCGGCACGCGCGGGTAGCGTTCTTCGTGCCCGGCGTACGCGTTGTCCACGCCGAGCATGCGCAACAGGTCACCGGCGAACGTGTCACTGCCGAGCACCATCCATGGCCGCCGCCAGATCGGCACGACCGCCGTACGCCGCGCTCCTACGTACGGCAGGCTCCACACCTGTTCCGCCGTCGCCAACCAGGCCGGGCGGTCGAGACCGAGCGCGCGGAACATCCGCGTCAGGCTCGCCAACGCCTCGACGACCGTGGTGCACTTCGTCACCCACACGGCGAGACCCGCTGCGCGCAAGGCATGGAGATCGACGTCGCGGTTCTCCTCGAAGTTGGCCAGCACCAGGTCGGGAGCGAGCTCCACGACGGCCGCGACGTCGGGGTTCTTCGTGCCGCCCACCCGCACCGGTTCCGTGTCCGCAGTGTGCGTGCACCACGCGGTCGCGGCAACGAGTAGCTGCGGCGCGGTGACCGCGACGCTCTCGGTAAGCGACGGCACCAACGACACGACACGCCGGACAGGCGAAGGCACCGCCACCTCGACACCGGTGTCGTCACGGACGCGCTCGCGGGGAGCCATGCAGGCATACTCGCACTCTCAGTCGATGCGTTGGACGCGCACCGTGCACACGGGGCACCATGAAGGTGTGGATGCGACGACCGCGGCGATGCTCAGACTGCTGTTGCAGCCGACCGAATGGCCCGATCGAGTCAGCGACTTCGCCGCGGGCATGCGTCGTGTGAGCCGCAACCCGTCCGGGCTACTACTCGTCGGTACGCCGGACGACGAACCATGGCACCTCGCCGCACACCTCGACGAGACCGCGCGTTGGGAAGGGATCCCGGAGATCTCGCCGGTGCTCGTACGGTGGACTCCACCGCGTGAGGGACCACAACACCTCACCATGGGCATGCGCCGTCTTGACTACGTACGCCGCGGCGATCTCGTTCTCGTCGTCGCTCCCACGGCCACACCACCGCGTCTGCTCGAACGCGTCGACGACGCCAAGAAGAGTGGCGGCGCAGTGTTCAGCATCGACGGTGGTGACGACGACCTCAACTCGATCGCACACGAGTCGTTGAGTGTCACGGCACCGATCACCGTGCCACCGCATCAGTCGAACGTCCCAGTACCCGATCTGGGCGACACGACGGTCGCGTTCGAGACGGTGCAACACCTCGTCAACCTTGCGGCTGGTGAGACCACGAATCGCCGTGGACGTATCAGAGCGCGTCTAGCACGTGCACTAGAAGCGATCAGCGGCCCAAGCACTGTCGATTGAGCGAAAACCCTTTCACACCAATGGTTTTAGCCAATGTAGCAGACATACGTGCAGGTAGCTCCGGAACAGCCAACTCAACCCCCTTGCAAAGAAACGCGCGTGGCTACTGGTAAAACTGCACACTTCGATGCATGGTTTTGTTCAGCGAGTTCATTGACCAGTACTCGTAGACACTTACGGAGGCGACACCGAATGGCACCCGCTAAGAAGGGCGCTGCCAAGAAGAGCGCCGCGCGCAAGGGCGCAGCGACCCGCACTGCAAAGAAATCGACCGCCAAGAAGACAGCGGCCGCTAGGAAGAGCACCGCGCGCAAGACGGCAGCGAAGAAGACGGCCGCTAAGAAGGCGACCGCTCGCAAGGCACCGGCGAGGAAGACCGCCGCTAAGAAGACCGCCAAGCGGGCACCAGCCAAGAGGGCCGCCAAGAAGGCCACCGCCCGCAAGACGGCAGCAAAGAAGACCGCCAAGCGGGCACCGGCGAAGAAGACGGCCGCAAAGAAGGCGACCGCTCGCAAGGCAGCGGCCAAGAAGAGCGCCGCAAAGAAGACCGCCAAGCGGGCACCAGCCAAGAGGGCCGCCAAGAAGACGGCCGCAAAGAAGGCCACCGCCCGCAAGACGGCAGCAAAGAAGACCGCCAAGCGGGCACCGGCGAAGAAGACCGCCGCAAAGAAGACCGCGGCCCGCAGGGCCCCGGCCCGCAAGACCGCGGCGAAGCGCGCCGTCAGGCGATAACCGTCAGCGTGACCGATGGGGGCTGGGCATCTCGCCCGGCCCCCATCGTGCTGTCGGGTCAGTCATCGTCGCTCCACCGCGGGTCGTGCTCCCACGC contains these protein-coding regions:
- a CDS encoding NAD+ synthase translates to MTQLRVALAQTNPTVGDLRANADQVLAKARDAAATGAHLVVFPEMHLSGYPVEDLALRKSFCNASRRQLDQLAAELAERGLGDITVVVGYLDVIGGRSQRAGQPPIAPLNAGAFVHGGKVIVRYAKHHLPNYGVFDEFRYFVPGEDLAVARVHGVDIALMICEDLWQEKGPSIYARTADVGLVLAINGSPYERLKDDSRLELCARRAQYVGCPLVYVNMVGGQDELIFDGDSLVVDAKGELVARAPQFTEHLLTVDLELKAAAQDATALTPSVDRVVISTEPPERYTPLTPSVADPLDDLAEVYQALVLGTRDYARKNGFESAVLNLSGGIDSALVATIAVDALGADRVHTLALPSQYSTEHSLTDAEDLAKRQGVDYRVHPIRGMYEAFSSEVSLHGIAAENLQARIRGTILMSVSNEEGHLALATGNKSELGTGYSTLYGDSAGGYAPLKDVPKTTVWALARWRNAEAERQGHAQPIPENVISKPPSAELAPDQQDSDSLPPYEQLDALLDDYVEDDFGRAELIERGHDPELIDRVTAMVDRAEYKRRQFPPGPKISERNFGRDRRQPITNAWSEGRK
- a CDS encoding alkaline phosphatase → MSSAPLSRRSVLVGGLVTGGALLVPSSLPANAVPRRAPALVRGGRPALTHGVQSGDVGATSATVWARSDRPARMLVEVSLDPEFTRSRTLPGAHLGEDSDYTGKTRLTALPPGRDVHYRITPVDPSDDRRSGEPATGHLRTPPARASDVSFLWSGDLAGQGWGIDRDRGGYRIFAAMRDLDPDFYLCNGDNIYADNPLEETVALPDGTTWHNVVTEEKSNVAQTLAEFRGNYKYNLLDDNLRAFYADVAQIQQWDDHETLNNWWPGEIHDDDRYTERRVDVLAARSNQAWHEYTPIAARHDEEGRIYRVIHHGPLLDVFVLDMRWYKDPNSANKQTFNNGGVLGHRQAEWLRDELSRSRATWKVIANDLPLGMVVPDGDDFEAVSQGDQGEPLGREIQIAELLSFLKREEIRNVVWLTTDVHFTAAHYFDPARATFTDFYPFWQFVSGPLHAGGFPQLELDSTFGCEQVFVKAPTEANVSPATDYQFFGQVHIDAQSKHLTVKLRDVHARVLWERELRPYER
- a CDS encoding cobalamin-binding protein — translated: MAPRERVRDDTGVEVAVPSPVRRVVSLVPSLTESVAVTAPQLLVAATAWCTHTADTEPVRVGGTKNPDVAAVVELAPDLVLANFEENRDVDLHALRAAGLAVWVTKCTTVVEALASLTRMFRALGLDRPAWLATAEQVWSLPYVGARRTAVVPIWRRPWMVLGSDTFAGDLLRMLGVDNAYAGHEERYPRVPLAELRAAAGLVVLPDEPYAFSATDGPENFESHSVALVSGRHLTWYGPSLVEARHVLTEQLGGV
- a CDS encoding histidine biosynthesis protein HisIE, translating into MAPAKKGAAKKSAARKGAATRTAKKSTAKKTAAARKSTARKTAAKKTAAKKATARKAPARKTAAKKTAKRAPAKRAAKKATARKTAAKKTAKRAPAKKTAAKKATARKAAAKKSAAKKTAKRAPAKRAAKKTAAKKATARKTAAKKTAKRAPAKKTAAKKTAARRAPARKTAAKRAVRR